In Gammaproteobacteria bacterium, one DNA window encodes the following:
- a CDS encoding NarK family nitrate/nitrite MFS transporter: MSIDTSRLNLFSFNGKMRILHLSWMAFFISFFVWFNHAPLLAMMRDSMGLTTQQIKTLLILNVALTIPARIIIGMLVDAFGPRSIFSMLLFVSSFLCFGFAMAEDYEQLALMRFLLGFVGAGFVIGTRMIGEWFPAKQIGLAQGIYGGWGNFGSAGAAVLLPTVALMFGGDDGWRWAVGSTGVVALIYSAVYFFSVSDTPKGSTYFKPKKNGALEITSRFDFFLYLVMNIPLYAALAVLTWKLSPGNLAMLSEGVTTIIYVILVSLYVFQTIRIYQINKHVFTEQVPEIERYKFKQVAVLNLSYMVTFGSELAVVSILPLFFMDTFNLSAVQAGLVASVFAGLNLIMRPAGGWFSDRFGRKITLTILMAGVGVGYYLLSLITSEWSLSLAISAVVFCSLFVNAGNGAVYAIIPLVKRRLTGQISGMTGAYGNVGAVTFLTVLSFVATDVFFMVIAVFAIVVFLLIAFLLEDPKEQMAEIMPDGTVQMIEVD; encoded by the coding sequence ATGTCGATTGATACAAGCAGGCTAAATCTATTCTCATTTAATGGCAAGATGCGCATCCTGCACCTGAGCTGGATGGCCTTTTTTATCAGTTTTTTTGTCTGGTTTAATCATGCCCCTTTATTAGCAATGATGCGTGACTCAATGGGGCTGACCACGCAGCAGATCAAGACCTTGCTGATATTAAATGTGGCATTGACTATCCCTGCCCGAATTATTATTGGCATGCTGGTTGATGCCTTTGGCCCCCGCAGTATCTTTTCCATGTTGTTGTTTGTTTCCAGTTTTCTCTGTTTTGGTTTTGCTATGGCGGAGGATTATGAGCAATTGGCCTTGATGCGATTCCTGCTAGGTTTTGTGGGTGCTGGTTTTGTTATCGGCACACGCATGATCGGCGAATGGTTTCCAGCAAAACAGATTGGTCTGGCGCAGGGCATTTATGGTGGTTGGGGTAATTTCGGTTCGGCGGGTGCTGCGGTGCTATTGCCGACAGTGGCATTGATGTTTGGTGGTGATGATGGCTGGCGTTGGGCGGTCGGTAGCACGGGTGTGGTCGCATTAATTTACTCTGCGGTTTATTTCTTTAGTGTCAGCGATACGCCAAAGGGATCAACCTACTTCAAGCCAAAGAAAAATGGTGCGTTGGAGATTACCTCAAGGTTTGATTTCTTTTTATACCTGGTGATGAATATACCGTTATATGCTGCACTGGCGGTACTCACCTGGAAGTTAAGTCCTGGTAATCTGGCGATGTTAAGTGAAGGTGTGACAACGATAATCTACGTTATTCTGGTGAGTTTATATGTCTTTCAGACTATCCGTATCTACCAGATTAACAAGCATGTCTTTACTGAGCAGGTGCCTGAAATTGAACGTTATAAATTCAAGCAAGTTGCGGTGTTGAATTTATCCTATATGGTGACCTTCGGTTCTGAGCTTGCGGTGGTTTCTATTCTGCCTTTGTTCTTTATGGATACCTTTAACCTGTCTGCTGTGCAGGCCGGGCTGGTTGCCTCGGTTTTTGCCGGACTGAATCTGATTATGCGTCCTGCTGGCGGATGGTTTAGTGATCGCTTTGGTCGTAAGATAACGCTAACTATTCTCATGGCTGGAGTGGGTGTAGGCTATTATCTACTGAGCCTGATAACCAGTGAATGGAGTCTGTCACTGGCGATTAGCGCTGTTGTCTTCTGTTCATTATTTGTTAATGCGGGCAATGGGGCGGTTTATGCCATTATCCCTTTGGTCAAGCGTCGTTTAACCGGGCAGATCTCCGGTATGACAGGCGCCTACGGTAATGTGGGTGCCGTTACCTTCCTGACGGTGTTGTCATTTGTTGCAACCGATGTGTTTTTTATGGTGATCGCGGTCTTTGCTATAGTGGTTTTTCTATTGATTGCATTCTTGCTGGAAGATCCGAAAGAGCAGATGGCAGAGATTATGCCGGATGGTACTGTGCAGATGATTGAGGTTGATTAG